A region from the Streptomyces sp. 3214.6 genome encodes:
- a CDS encoding TetR/AcrR family transcriptional regulator — MQSRNHQRSTPERARLSRESILVAAQQIVREEGAQHLTMRRLAKEMSSTAMALYHHVRDKDELLMLLLDAHAESFPRPELPEDPRLRLLECAQVLHDILADCPWIIEVLASDTFVSVSALWIVESMIDAAIGCGLTQEEAVYAYHVIWHYTIGELIVRFNRERAQSEARNPPRRERAMAALEAGAFPQLARLGGRWEELTTVDQHRRGLEAVVDGLLARSAD; from the coding sequence ATGCAGTCCCGGAACCACCAACGCAGCACACCCGAACGGGCCCGCCTGTCACGGGAGTCGATCCTCGTCGCCGCGCAGCAGATCGTCCGTGAGGAGGGGGCCCAGCACCTCACCATGCGCCGCCTGGCCAAGGAGATGTCCAGCACGGCCATGGCCCTCTACCACCATGTGCGGGACAAGGACGAGCTGCTGATGCTCCTGCTCGACGCGCACGCCGAGAGCTTCCCGCGGCCCGAACTGCCCGAGGATCCACGGCTGCGTCTCCTCGAGTGCGCCCAGGTGCTCCATGACATCCTCGCGGACTGCCCCTGGATCATCGAAGTGCTCGCCTCCGACACCTTCGTGAGCGTCTCCGCGCTGTGGATCGTGGAGAGCATGATCGATGCCGCGATCGGCTGCGGACTGACGCAGGAAGAGGCCGTGTACGCCTACCACGTCATCTGGCATTACACGATCGGTGAGTTGATCGTGCGCTTCAACCGCGAGCGCGCGCAGAGCGAGGCCAGGAACCCGCCCCGGCGCGAGCGGGCCATGGCCGCGCTGGAGGCGGGGGCGTTCCCACAGCTCGCCCGACTGGGCGGCCGATGGGAGGAGTTGACCACGGTGGACCAGCACCGCCGGGGGCTCGAAGCCGTCGTCGACGGACTCCTCGCCCGCAGCGCCGACTGA
- a CDS encoding GTP-binding protein encodes MDYDDSSERDEHRTYGEHRNHGEHRKPGAYGADHDHDHDDHGAHESGPDPFPTALKILIAGGFGVGKTTFVGAVSEIAPLSTEELLTTVGAATDNLDGIENKVETTVAMDFGRITLDPQHVLYLFGTPGQERFWFMWDELCEGALGAVILTDTRRLEECFAAVDFFEERGLAFIVAINEFDGSHRYAPEEVRAAIDLDPGIPVVRCDARISASGVQTLLTLVKHLIAHAPAAPQPSRGAHM; translated from the coding sequence ATGGACTACGACGACAGCTCTGAGCGCGACGAGCACCGCACCTACGGCGAGCACCGCAACCACGGCGAGCACCGCAAGCCCGGCGCATACGGCGCGGACCACGACCACGACCACGACGACCACGGAGCGCACGAAAGCGGCCCCGACCCCTTTCCCACCGCCCTGAAGATCCTGATCGCGGGCGGGTTCGGAGTCGGCAAGACGACCTTCGTCGGTGCCGTCAGCGAGATCGCGCCGCTCAGCACGGAGGAGCTGCTCACCACGGTCGGTGCCGCGACCGACAACCTCGACGGCATCGAGAACAAGGTCGAGACGACCGTCGCCATGGACTTCGGCCGTATCACCCTCGACCCGCAGCACGTCCTCTACCTGTTCGGCACACCCGGCCAGGAGCGGTTCTGGTTCATGTGGGACGAGCTGTGCGAGGGCGCCCTCGGCGCGGTCATCCTCACCGACACCCGCCGCCTGGAGGAGTGCTTCGCGGCCGTCGACTTCTTCGAGGAACGCGGGCTCGCCTTCATCGTCGCCATCAACGAGTTCGACGGCTCCCACCGCTACGCCCCCGAGGAGGTGCGCGCCGCCATCGACCTGGACCCCGGCATCCCCGTCGTGCGCTGCGACGCCCGTATCTCCGCCTCCGGCGTCCAGACCCTGCTCACCCTCGTCAAACACCTCATCGCCCACGCACCGGCCGCACCCCAGCCGAGCCGCGGCGCCCACATGTGA
- a CDS encoding DUF6250 domain-containing protein, with protein sequence MSTTRRAFGALAAGAALAALAPAGAASASPGHRRLIAHDDFRHGLRKWAVEQEKGGTVTASRGALEVDVPAGATIWFRRPLEGPYVLEYVATPVSAGGVNDRVSDLNNFWNAVDVRSPDDLFATPRGGALAEYDYLKTYYAGYGANTNTTTRLRRYVGEAGVRPLIYDYTEPLLVANEPNHVRIVSDGSAVRWWNNGRLVFDYTDPEPYTAGHFAFRTTWSHFRINDFRVWSLIP encoded by the coding sequence GTGTCGACCACGCGCAGAGCATTCGGAGCCCTCGCCGCCGGCGCCGCCCTGGCCGCCCTCGCCCCCGCGGGCGCCGCGAGCGCCTCACCGGGCCACCGCCGGCTGATCGCCCACGACGACTTCCGCCACGGTCTGCGCAAGTGGGCCGTGGAACAGGAGAAGGGCGGGACCGTCACCGCCTCCCGCGGCGCCCTGGAGGTCGATGTACCCGCCGGGGCCACGATCTGGTTCAGGCGGCCGCTCGAAGGACCGTACGTCCTCGAATACGTCGCCACGCCCGTCTCCGCGGGTGGGGTCAACGACCGTGTGTCCGACCTCAACAACTTCTGGAACGCCGTCGACGTCCGTTCCCCGGACGACCTCTTCGCCACCCCGCGCGGCGGAGCCCTGGCCGAGTACGACTACCTCAAGACGTACTACGCCGGTTACGGCGCCAACACCAACACCACCACCCGACTGCGCCGCTACGTCGGCGAGGCCGGGGTGCGCCCGCTGATCTACGACTACACCGAGCCGCTGCTCGTGGCGAACGAGCCGAACCATGTGCGCATCGTCTCCGACGGCTCGGCCGTGCGCTGGTGGAACAACGGGCGGCTCGTCTTCGACTACACCGACCCGGAGCCGTACACCGCAGGGCACTTCGCGTTCCGGACCACGTGGAGCCACTTCCGCATCAACGACTTCCGGGTGTGGTCCCTTATTCCCTGA
- a CDS encoding roadblock/LC7 domain-containing protein: protein MASDAPTGHVSDLDWLMSGLVQRVPHTMSAVLLSCDGLVKSVHGLDPDSADHMAALASGLYSLGRSAGVRFGDGGDVRQVVVELDATLLFVTTAGSGTCLAVLAGREADAAVLGYEMAMLVKSVRPYLTTAPRQHAVEPSVMGP from the coding sequence ATGGCGAGCGATGCGCCGACCGGCCATGTATCCGATCTCGACTGGCTGATGAGCGGCCTCGTGCAGCGCGTACCGCACACCATGAGCGCGGTGCTGCTCTCCTGCGACGGGCTCGTGAAGTCGGTGCACGGCCTCGACCCAGACAGCGCCGATCACATGGCCGCCCTGGCCTCAGGCCTGTACTCCCTCGGCCGCAGCGCCGGCGTCCGCTTCGGCGACGGCGGAGACGTACGGCAGGTCGTCGTCGAACTCGACGCGACCCTGCTGTTCGTCACCACCGCAGGCTCGGGCACGTGCCTCGCCGTGCTCGCCGGCCGGGAGGCCGACGCGGCCGTGCTCGGCTACGAGATGGCGATGCTCGTCAAGAGCGTCCGCCCGTATCTGACGACCGCACCCCGGCAGCACGCCGTCGAACCCTCGGTGATGGGGCCTTGA
- a CDS encoding AfsR/SARP family transcriptional regulator: MATTAAQLRIQLLGPVRAWRHGVEVALGPPKQRAVLGLLASRANDVVCVENIVDALWGGDVPQTAANGVHTYVGGLRRALEPGRDRRAAGAVLTSESGGYCLRLDPSDVDATLFVRSHSDARRSRGEGNADATLRRYEQALSLWHGEAYSGVPGPFASMERTRLRDLRLTAVEEWAADMLAAGRHAEMVTDLTGAVSEEPLREKLRWLLILALYRSGRQAHALRVYEETRQLLSSELGIEPGADLRNLHQQILSGHPELRSPGPDAQPVLPAVRETAFRGTPKPVQLPPLARGFVGRTRELAQLAAVLDDESSRHGATTPVAVVDGPAGVGKSAFVLELTHRLIDRFPDGQLYVDLHGTGLQGRPVSAADALGQLLGSLGVDASRIPPGLAARATLYRSLLHGQRMLVVLDDALSADQLRPLIPRGSSCVLATSRQRFGGLAARDGAHLFTIAPLADEESARLLAGLSGGRLEGQEAATARLVALCGGLPLALRIVADGLAANPGVPLTALVEQYAAEPGRLDRLAVKDDAAASMRSVFEASYQALPADAARMFRHLGLYSGPFTVQIAATLAETDRETARRLLSLLTANHLLKEEPGHQYRFHSLIAVYAAECAEREPLARRQEALTRLVQLGSPVAQPRSSARAGDWQGARAVSF; the protein is encoded by the coding sequence ATGGCCACCACGGCAGCACAGCTGCGCATACAGCTCTTGGGGCCGGTGCGTGCCTGGCGGCACGGGGTGGAGGTGGCGCTGGGCCCGCCCAAACAGCGGGCCGTCCTGGGCCTGCTCGCGAGCCGCGCCAACGACGTCGTGTGCGTCGAGAACATCGTGGACGCCCTGTGGGGCGGCGATGTGCCGCAGACGGCCGCCAACGGCGTCCACACCTATGTGGGCGGCCTGCGCCGGGCGCTGGAGCCCGGGCGCGACAGGAGAGCGGCCGGGGCGGTGCTCACCTCCGAGTCCGGCGGCTACTGCCTGCGGTTGGACCCCTCGGACGTGGATGCCACTCTCTTCGTCCGCAGTCATAGTGACGCGCGTAGGTCACGGGGCGAGGGCAACGCCGACGCGACCCTGCGCCGGTACGAACAGGCCCTGTCGCTCTGGCACGGCGAGGCGTACTCCGGAGTCCCCGGCCCCTTCGCCTCGATGGAGCGCACCCGGCTGCGGGACCTGCGGCTGACGGCCGTGGAGGAATGGGCCGCCGACATGCTGGCGGCCGGACGGCACGCCGAGATGGTCACCGACCTTACGGGCGCGGTGTCCGAGGAGCCACTGCGGGAGAAGCTGCGCTGGCTGCTGATCCTGGCGCTGTACCGCAGCGGACGACAGGCCCACGCCCTGCGGGTGTACGAGGAGACCCGCCAGCTGCTGAGCAGCGAGTTGGGCATCGAGCCCGGCGCCGACCTGCGCAACCTCCACCAGCAGATCCTGTCCGGGCATCCGGAACTGCGTTCCCCCGGCCCGGACGCCCAACCCGTGCTGCCCGCCGTTCGCGAAACCGCCTTCCGCGGAACCCCCAAGCCGGTGCAACTCCCACCCCTGGCCCGCGGGTTCGTCGGACGCACCAGGGAACTGGCGCAGTTGGCAGCGGTGTTGGACGACGAGAGCTCACGGCACGGCGCGACGACTCCGGTGGCGGTGGTCGACGGCCCGGCCGGTGTGGGCAAGTCGGCGTTCGTGCTGGAGCTGACGCATCGGCTCATCGACCGCTTCCCCGACGGCCAGTTGTACGTCGATCTGCACGGCACCGGACTGCAGGGCCGCCCGGTGAGCGCGGCGGACGCGCTGGGCCAGCTCCTGGGCAGTCTGGGAGTCGACGCCTCGCGGATCCCTCCGGGACTGGCAGCCCGCGCCACTCTCTACCGGAGCCTGCTGCACGGTCAGCGGATGCTGGTCGTGCTCGACGACGCGCTCAGCGCCGACCAGCTGCGGCCGCTCATCCCCCGGGGCTCGTCCTGCGTCCTGGCGACCAGCCGGCAGCGCTTCGGCGGGCTCGCGGCCCGGGACGGTGCTCACCTGTTCACCATCGCCCCGCTGGCCGACGAGGAGTCGGCGCGTCTCCTCGCCGGTCTCAGCGGGGGACGGCTCGAGGGACAGGAAGCGGCCACCGCACGCCTGGTGGCGCTGTGCGGGGGACTGCCGCTCGCGCTGCGCATTGTCGCCGACGGGCTGGCGGCCAACCCCGGCGTGCCGCTGACCGCGCTCGTCGAGCAGTACGCGGCCGAACCCGGCCGGCTCGACCGACTCGCCGTGAAGGACGACGCGGCGGCCAGCATGCGCAGCGTCTTCGAGGCGTCGTACCAGGCGTTACCCGCGGACGCGGCGCGGATGTTCCGTCATCTGGGCCTGTACAGCGGTCCGTTCACGGTGCAGATCGCCGCGACGCTCGCCGAGACGGACCGCGAGACCGCCCGCCGACTGCTTTCGCTGCTTACCGCCAACCACCTGCTGAAGGAGGAACCCGGCCACCAGTACCGCTTCCACAGCCTCATCGCCGTCTATGCCGCCGAGTGCGCGGAGCGCGAGCCGCTGGCCCGCCGCCAGGAGGCCCTGACCCGGCTCGTCCAACTGGGCTCACCCGTTGCGCAGCCACGGTCCTCGGCCCGGGCCGGTGACTGGCAGGGCGCCCGCGCCGTCTCGTTCTGA
- a CDS encoding glutamate dehydrogenase yields the protein MTTPFLSLTWTDHVTGRQGFLVVDRLVRGVCSGGLRMRPGCSLQEVAGLAHGMSLKEALHYDPEARYVPLGGAKGGIDCDPRDPQAYGLLVRYLRAVRPYVESCWTTGEDLGLTQDLVDRAAAEAGLVSSVQAVYPLLDDEAAARARLAAAFAVEVDGIGLDELVGGLGVAESVLTALDRAGEAYAGTRVALQGLGTMGGATARFLTRAGLTVVAVADIKGTIANPAGLDVEALLAARDAHGAVDRAVLRPGDRELPGDAWLSVDAEVLVPAAVSYAIGVEEQEFIGARWIAEAANMPVLPEAEKLLHARGVIVLPDVVVNSGTNAWWWWTLFGDIGADAEEAFAYTRRSMRALVELVLARAETDGTTPRAAAHTIAARRLPVIAERFGHHRPAPNAHAPARCAPTD from the coding sequence ATGACCACCCCCTTCCTGTCGCTCACCTGGACCGACCACGTCACCGGCCGCCAAGGCTTCCTGGTCGTCGACCGGCTCGTGCGCGGTGTGTGCAGCGGCGGGCTGCGGATGCGGCCGGGCTGCTCCCTTCAGGAGGTGGCCGGGCTCGCCCACGGCATGAGCCTCAAGGAGGCCCTGCACTACGACCCCGAGGCCCGCTACGTCCCGCTGGGCGGCGCCAAGGGAGGCATCGACTGCGATCCCCGGGATCCGCAGGCGTACGGGCTGCTGGTGCGGTACCTGCGCGCGGTGCGGCCGTACGTGGAGAGCTGCTGGACCACCGGCGAGGATCTGGGCCTGACCCAGGACCTGGTGGACCGGGCCGCGGCCGAGGCGGGTCTCGTCTCGTCCGTGCAGGCGGTCTACCCGCTCCTCGACGACGAGGCGGCCGCCCGCGCGCGGCTCGCGGCCGCCTTCGCCGTCGAGGTGGACGGCATCGGCCTGGACGAGCTGGTCGGCGGTCTGGGGGTCGCCGAGTCCGTGCTGACCGCCCTGGACCGGGCCGGGGAGGCGTACGCCGGGACGCGGGTCGCCCTGCAGGGGCTGGGCACGATGGGCGGGGCCACGGCGCGGTTCCTCACGCGCGCGGGGCTGACGGTCGTGGCCGTCGCCGACATCAAGGGCACGATCGCCAACCCGGCCGGTCTGGACGTGGAGGCGCTGCTGGCCGCGCGGGACGCGCACGGCGCCGTGGACCGTGCCGTACTGCGCCCCGGGGACCGTGAGCTGCCGGGCGACGCCTGGCTGTCGGTGGACGCGGAGGTGCTCGTGCCGGCCGCCGTGTCGTACGCGATCGGGGTCGAGGAGCAGGAGTTCATCGGCGCGCGGTGGATCGCCGAGGCGGCCAACATGCCCGTCCTCCCCGAGGCGGAGAAGCTGCTGCACGCGCGCGGGGTGATCGTGCTGCCCGACGTCGTCGTCAACTCGGGGACGAACGCCTGGTGGTGGTGGACGCTGTTCGGCGACATAGGCGCGGACGCCGAGGAGGCCTTCGCGTACACGCGCCGTTCGATGCGTGCCCTGGTGGAGCTGGTGCTGGCCCGCGCGGAGACCGACGGGACGACGCCCCGGGCCGCCGCGCACACGATCGCCGCCCGGCGGCTGCCAGTGATCGCGGAACGGTTCGGCCACCACCGGCCGGCGCCGAACGCGCACGCACCGGCGAGGTGCGCGCCGACGGATTAG
- a CDS encoding SIMPL domain-containing protein, with the protein MPLARTPLAAALVSLLALGIPALAAPTATAAGRLAPAVRLAPASPATVTVSGEGSASAAPDLAVVGAGVEASAKTSQAALDTQNKAAAALLAAVRAQGVADRDIRTQSVSLNPVYDYTGSTARLKGYQAAQSFSVKVRQVARTGAVLQAITDAAGDAARINSVAFDLSDPAPLRARAREAAHDDAHAKAEQYARLSGRRLGRLVSFSEDASTSPHPVPSSAETPGISAVPVAPGEIRATATVTAVYELD; encoded by the coding sequence ATGCCCCTTGCCCGTACGCCCCTCGCCGCGGCTCTCGTCTCCCTGCTCGCCCTGGGCATCCCGGCACTCGCCGCGCCCACGGCCACCGCGGCCGGCCGGCTCGCACCGGCCGTCCGGCTCGCACCCGCCAGCCCGGCCACCGTCACGGTGAGCGGGGAGGGCAGCGCGAGCGCGGCGCCCGACCTCGCGGTCGTCGGCGCCGGCGTCGAGGCCTCCGCGAAGACCTCGCAGGCGGCGCTGGACACCCAGAACAAGGCGGCCGCCGCGCTGCTGGCCGCCGTCCGCGCCCAGGGCGTCGCCGACCGGGACATCCGCACGCAGAGCGTCTCCCTCAACCCCGTCTACGACTACACGGGCAGCACCGCGCGCCTGAAGGGCTACCAGGCCGCGCAGTCCTTCTCGGTGAAGGTGCGCCAGGTGGCGAGGACCGGCGCGGTCCTACAGGCCATCACCGACGCCGCCGGTGACGCGGCCCGCATCAACTCCGTGGCCTTCGACCTCTCCGACCCCGCCCCGCTGCGGGCCCGCGCCCGCGAGGCCGCGCACGACGACGCCCACGCCAAGGCCGAGCAGTACGCCCGCCTCAGCGGCCGCCGGCTCGGCCGCCTCGTCTCATTCAGCGAGGACGCCTCCACCTCCCCGCACCCCGTCCCCTCGTCCGCCGAAACCCCCGGCATCAGCGCCGTGCCGGTAGCCCCCGGCGAGATCCGTGCGACGGCGACGGTGACGGCGGTGTACGAACTGGACTGA
- a CDS encoding DUF742 domain-containing protein has product MAAAEDGPWLDDAAGRLVRPFTVSNGRTRPSVALDLMSQVMATGATPLGYLGPEHATALQLTRAPVSVAEIAAHLKLPAAVTKVLLSDLLDCGALTTKPPEYHHIPTDRALLEAVLDGLRRQL; this is encoded by the coding sequence GTGGCTGCGGCCGAGGACGGGCCCTGGCTCGACGACGCGGCCGGACGGCTGGTGCGCCCGTTCACGGTCAGCAACGGCCGGACCAGGCCCAGCGTCGCCCTCGATCTCATGTCGCAGGTGATGGCCACCGGGGCGACCCCCCTCGGCTATCTCGGCCCGGAACACGCGACCGCGCTCCAGCTGACCCGGGCCCCCGTGTCGGTGGCCGAGATCGCGGCCCATCTGAAGCTGCCGGCGGCGGTCACCAAGGTGCTGCTGTCGGACCTCCTCGACTGCGGGGCGCTGACCACCAAGCCCCCCGAGTACCACCACATCCCTACCGACCGGGCCCTTCTGGAGGCAGTGCTCGATGGACTACGACGACAGCTCTGA
- a CDS encoding alpha/beta hydrolase — protein MPLDRFIRALIKWQAADRPAPARTLTVEAVRRRYADGAARSRGRTAPQPVGAVTDQLIDGHGGRFGVRTYLPVADRGRLVTYLHGGGWMTGDVDTHDAVCRRIAAALGAVVVSVDYRRAPEHPYPGPLQDGIAASEWAAAAHPGRDHVIGGDSAGGALALAIAMHHRDHDGIRFAAQLMVYPPADPDMKSDSMRAYGTGYLAEADDLRWYYEQYVPDPRHLADPAIDLLNADHRGLAPTVIGTAEFDALHDEGVELAARLTAAGVSVHHVPAPGLVHGYLLMADVVPAAAEATSEVLAAVERTLTSAPMAHEDLSGSSR, from the coding sequence GTGCCCTTGGACCGTTTCATCCGTGCCCTGATCAAATGGCAGGCCGCCGATCGGCCCGCACCGGCGCGCACGCTCACCGTGGAGGCGGTACGCCGCCGCTACGCCGACGGCGCCGCCCGCTCGCGGGGCCGCACCGCGCCGCAGCCGGTCGGCGCGGTGACGGATCAGCTGATCGACGGCCACGGCGGCAGGTTCGGCGTCCGGACGTATCTGCCGGTGGCCGACCGGGGCCGGCTCGTGACGTATCTGCACGGCGGGGGCTGGATGACCGGCGATGTCGACACCCACGATGCGGTGTGCCGTCGCATCGCCGCCGCTCTCGGAGCGGTCGTCGTCTCCGTCGACTACCGCCGCGCGCCCGAACACCCGTATCCCGGCCCGCTCCAGGACGGGATCGCCGCATCCGAATGGGCGGCCGCCGCCCATCCCGGGCGCGACCACGTCATCGGCGGCGACAGCGCAGGGGGAGCGCTGGCGCTGGCCATCGCGATGCACCACCGCGACCACGACGGGATCAGGTTCGCCGCGCAGTTGATGGTCTATCCACCGGCCGATCCGGACATGAAGTCGGATTCAATGCGCGCCTACGGAACGGGATACCTGGCGGAAGCCGATGATCTGCGCTGGTACTACGAGCAGTACGTGCCGGATCCAAGGCACCTCGCGGACCCGGCGATCGATCTGCTCAACGCCGACCATCGCGGGCTGGCGCCGACGGTGATCGGCACCGCCGAATTCGACGCGCTGCATGACGAGGGCGTCGAACTGGCGGCCCGTTTGACCGCCGCCGGCGTTTCTGTGCATCACGTTCCGGCGCCGGGCCTGGTGCACGGATATCTCCTCATGGCCGACGTCGTGCCGGCGGCCGCGGAGGCGACGTCCGAAGTGCTCGCGGCAGTCGAGCGGACGCTGACCTCGGCGCCGATGGCGCACGAGGACCTGTCCGGCTCCTCTCGCTGA
- a CDS encoding MBL fold metallo-hydrolase, with protein MSGFRSMSFGLRAPQPEAFGADPSGERMARIRRSPHFKDGVFQNPGGPARIRPSGGGMIDFAKNFLDKEQRSRRAPTGRIPVHATTLADLAAPPATGLRLTWVGHAGVLAEIDGQRVLFDPVWGMRCSPFPFAGPKRLHPVPLPLAALGPVDVVVISHDHYDHLDMPTIKALADTDTVFAVPLGVGAHLEHWGVSADRLRELDWHEATKVGGLTLTATPARHFCGRGLRNTQHTLWASWVVAGEEHRIYHSGDTGYFEGFKDIGADHGPFDATMIQIGAYSDFWPDDNPDTEPLPGGWPDIHMNPAQGVQTHLDLQGGEAGGVLLPIHWGSFNLSLHPWAEPGEWTLAAAKAVGQTVALPVPGLPFEPAGDVPTHPWWRDVSAPLNRRWPVPVLALKTTREDLDLVGEG; from the coding sequence GTGTCCGGTTTCCGTTCCATGAGCTTCGGGCTCCGCGCTCCGCAGCCCGAGGCCTTCGGCGCGGACCCAAGCGGTGAGCGCATGGCGCGCATCCGCAGATCGCCCCACTTCAAGGACGGGGTGTTCCAGAACCCCGGCGGCCCGGCGCGGATCCGCCCCTCGGGCGGCGGGATGATCGACTTCGCCAAGAACTTCCTGGACAAGGAGCAGCGTTCCCGCCGTGCGCCCACGGGGAGGATCCCGGTGCACGCCACCACCCTCGCCGACCTCGCCGCGCCGCCCGCCACGGGCCTGCGCCTGACGTGGGTGGGGCATGCCGGGGTGCTCGCGGAGATCGACGGGCAGCGCGTCCTGTTCGACCCGGTCTGGGGCATGCGCTGCTCCCCGTTCCCCTTCGCGGGACCCAAGCGGCTGCATCCGGTGCCGCTCCCGCTGGCCGCTCTGGGCCCGGTGGACGTCGTCGTCATCTCGCACGACCACTACGACCACCTGGACATGCCCACGATCAAGGCGCTGGCCGACACGGACACCGTGTTCGCCGTGCCGCTCGGCGTGGGCGCCCACCTCGAACACTGGGGCGTCTCCGCCGACCGGCTGCGCGAGTTGGACTGGCACGAGGCGACGAAGGTCGGCGGCCTCACCCTGACCGCCACCCCCGCCCGCCACTTCTGCGGCCGCGGCCTGCGCAACACCCAGCACACCCTGTGGGCCTCCTGGGTCGTCGCCGGTGAGGAGCACCGGATCTACCACAGCGGCGACACCGGCTACTTCGAGGGCTTCAAGGACATCGGCGCCGACCACGGCCCGTTCGACGCGACGATGATCCAGATCGGCGCGTACTCGGACTTCTGGCCCGACGACAACCCCGACACCGAGCCGCTCCCGGGCGGCTGGCCGGACATTCACATGAATCCCGCTCAGGGCGTCCAGACCCACCTCGACCTGCAAGGAGGCGAGGCGGGCGGGGTTCTGCTCCCGATCCACTGGGGTTCGTTCAACCTGTCGCTCCACCCGTGGGCGGAGCCCGGCGAGTGGACGCTGGCCGCCGCGAAGGCCGTCGGCCAGACGGTCGCCCTGCCCGTCCCTGGCCTGCCGTTCGAGCCCGCGGGCGACGTTCCCACGCATCCCTGGTGGCGGGATGTCTCGGCGCCCCTCAACCGTCGCTGGCCCGTCCCGGTACTCGCGCTGAAGACGACCCGCGAAGACCTCGATCTGGTGGGCGAGGGCTGA
- a CDS encoding TetR/AcrR family transcriptional regulator, which translates to MARVRLSVAERREELLRAAIEQIGARGVAAVRIADVAAALGVSNALVLYHFSTKEKLVADAFAYAAEDDLARLRKLVGRRTTALRRLRSAVRWYAPTGQAKGWRLWIEGWAVSLREPALREVARDLDKEWKAALAEVIAEGVAAGEFRCPDPAGTALRLTALMDGLAVQLTSYAGAVSRTRAQEWVDEALTRELGLPPETLSTQNP; encoded by the coding sequence GTGGCGAGGGTCCGGTTGAGTGTGGCCGAGCGGCGGGAGGAACTGCTGCGGGCCGCCATCGAACAGATCGGGGCGCGGGGCGTGGCGGCGGTCAGGATCGCCGACGTCGCCGCGGCCCTCGGGGTGAGCAACGCGCTGGTGCTCTACCACTTCTCGACGAAGGAGAAGCTGGTCGCCGACGCGTTCGCCTACGCGGCCGAGGACGATCTGGCGCGGCTGCGCAAGCTGGTGGGCCGGCGCACCACGGCGCTGCGCCGACTGCGGTCGGCCGTGCGCTGGTACGCGCCCACGGGGCAGGCCAAGGGCTGGCGGCTGTGGATCGAGGGGTGGGCGGTGTCGCTGCGCGAGCCCGCGCTGCGGGAGGTCGCCCGGGACCTGGACAAGGAGTGGAAGGCCGCGCTCGCCGAGGTGATCGCGGAGGGCGTGGCAGCGGGCGAGTTCCGCTGCCCGGACCCGGCGGGCACGGCGCTGCGACTGACGGCCCTGATGGACGGGCTGGCCGTACAGCTGACGTCCTACGCGGGCGCGGTGTCCCGGACCCGCGCACAGGAATGGGTCGACGAGGCCCTGACCCGGGAACTCGGCCTGCCCCCAGAAACATTGAGCACCCAGAACCCCTGA
- a CDS encoding SGNH/GDSL hydrolase family protein translates to MIGSYVAVGDSFTEGVGDPGPDGAFVGWADRFAVLLADLRPEGDFNYTNLAVRGKLLDQIVEDQLPRAVRLAPDLVSFCAGGNDILRPGTDPDEVAERFERAIASLTAAAGTVMVTTGFDTRGVPVLKHLRGKIATYNGHVRAVADRYGCPVLDLWSLKSVQDRRAWDGDRLHLSPEGHTRVALRAGQALGLQVPADPEQAWPPLPPRGTLDVRRDDVHWAREYLVPWIGRRLRGESSGDHVTAKGTLSPDDIRMRIAAVA, encoded by the coding sequence GTGATCGGGTCGTACGTGGCGGTGGGGGACAGCTTCACCGAGGGCGTCGGCGACCCCGGCCCCGACGGGGCGTTCGTCGGCTGGGCCGACCGGTTCGCGGTGCTTCTCGCGGACCTGCGGCCCGAAGGCGATTTCAACTACACCAACCTCGCGGTCCGCGGAAAGCTGCTCGACCAGATCGTGGAGGACCAACTCCCCAGGGCGGTGCGGCTCGCCCCGGACCTGGTCTCCTTCTGTGCGGGCGGCAACGACATCCTTCGTCCCGGCACCGACCCGGACGAGGTCGCAGAGCGCTTCGAGCGCGCGATCGCGTCCCTGACCGCCGCAGCCGGCACGGTCATGGTGACCACCGGCTTCGACACCCGTGGCGTTCCTGTGCTCAAGCACCTGCGCGGCAAGATCGCCACCTACAACGGGCATGTCCGTGCCGTCGCCGACCGGTACGGCTGCCCGGTGCTCGACCTGTGGTCCCTGAAGTCCGTGCAGGACCGCAGGGCCTGGGACGGCGACCGGCTCCACCTCTCCCCGGAGGGGCACACGCGCGTGGCGCTGCGCGCGGGGCAGGCCCTCGGCCTCCAGGTACCGGCCGACCCGGAACAGGCCTGGCCGCCGCTCCCGCCGCGCGGCACCCTCGACGTACGGCGCGACGACGTCCACTGGGCGCGCGAGTATCTGGTGCCCTGGATCGGGCGCCGGCTGCGCGGGGAGTCCTCCGGTGACCACGTGACCGCCAAGGGCACGCTGTCGCCGGACGACATCAGGATGCGGATCGCGGCCGTGGCCTGA